A segment of the Lentisphaera araneosa HTCC2155 genome:
GAGCAATTATTAAAGGATCAAAGTCAATGAGATTCAGTTTTCTACTCATCATTTTCATTTTCTCTGCGCAGGCAGAAACGCAATTGAAGATCAAAAACGCCCGTTACTCAGAAGTTGATGAGACCGGCTTTAAGAAAATGGACTTAATTGCCGACGAAGCTCGCCTGTATGGCCAAGATATTAAATTGGCGAACTACACACTTAATATTTATCAGAAAAAGGGAACGCCGGTTGTGGTTAAAAGCCCCAGTTGCTTTTACGATCAATCGACACAAAAAATTAAATCTACCGAAAAAGTTAATATTACTTTTAATGAAGGGAAAATTGACGGCGTGGGCTACGATGTCGCGGTCAATCAACAAAACATCCGCATTCGTAGTCAAGTAAAAGCGGTTTTTAAAGTAAGCAAAGAAGAGAAAAAGAAATGAAACAATTTTTATTTATCCTATGTTTTGGCCTCATGCTACAAGCACAGGATTTAACTTTAGGTGAGCCATTAACGAGTTCAAAAACGAAGTCAGTAGAGCCCAAAGTCGAAGAGCCAAAAGAAAAGGCCGAAGTCGAATCCACCGAAGCTAAAAAAGATGATTCAAAAGAAGAGTCTGATGCCAAAAAAGATGATTCAAAAGAAGAAGGCAAAGAATCTAAGGACGAAGCTAAAAAAGAAAAAAAGAAAAAGGTTCCCCTCAGAATTCAGTCGGAGTCCTCTAGTTATAATAGTAAAAAAGGTCTCGCCATTTTTAAGCGCAATGTCGTCGTTGAAGATGGTGACTTTTATCTTGAATGCGATGAAATGCATGTTTTCTACTCCAAAGCGACTAAAACCACTAAGGGTGGTATAGAAAAGATTGTCGCAATCGATAATGTCAAAATCCGCCAATCACCCAATACGGCGACGGCCACGAAAGCGGTTTACTTACTCAAAGATCAAAC
Coding sequences within it:
- the lptC gene encoding LPS export ABC transporter periplasmic protein LptC codes for the protein MRFSFLLIIFIFSAQAETQLKIKNARYSEVDETGFKKMDLIADEARLYGQDIKLANYTLNIYQKKGTPVVVKSPSCFYDQSTQKIKSTEKVNITFNEGKIDGVGYDVAVNQQNIRIRSQVKAVFKVSKEEKKK
- a CDS encoding LptA/OstA family protein — protein: MKQFLFILCFGLMLQAQDLTLGEPLTSSKTKSVEPKVEEPKEKAEVESTEAKKDDSKEESDAKKDDSKEEGKESKDEAKKEKKKKVPLRIQSESSSYNSKKGLAIFKRNVVVEDGDFYLECDEMHVFYSKATKTTKGGIEKIVAIDNVKIRQSPNTATATKAVYLLKDQTITLTGTEKEKPVLISEDGQRMKSDFFIIHRETETIESGQVTIESDESLEKAK